From a region of the Plodia interpunctella isolate USDA-ARS_2022_Savannah chromosome 13, ilPloInte3.2, whole genome shotgun sequence genome:
- the LOC128674929 gene encoding tRNA endonuclease ANKZF1-like isoform X2, whose protein sequence is MHAYRVSPVDEQSVIRRLSALTLNGLADGNCCSCCGVGPFETRAQQTAHYKHHWHNHNLKRKLFGKIPITLGQFNSRHDDSSVSESDSESEEPSKNPESDLFAAATRHCKAFFTNQKGQVFCIYRCILHHRKEELSTDGEGHAWVDRCQRLILPGYQRWAVVMVSGGHFAGAVFSGAVPVVHKTFHSYVTRRGQGQAQGTRDNHGSAPKSAGASLRRYNQLQFVEHVQDIMSSWSADLAGCALVLYRAVGAHNLSALFGRGAPLARDDARLRPLPFPTKKPTFKEVRRVHETVASVEVYDTMELFQKALIASTAKSTTKAVSSDTSIEKKKSTPSKPVDRAKSRERTPRELPAQTMSSEDEGPCYIDSETPENWIKTLSEQSKTGVITNSRKDLLNDCNVPCPISSESEGEVEKKEVKKKKKKKSEKTEDKPAKKPQAPKIPLNVKKMWKLISGDECTSLETIFEEFEVSELEAACNAQDPADGNTALHKAAIAAKPDIVTQLLTAGGDPCIKNHELKTPYAATPHADTRAAFRLFQGQFPEKYNYAKSQIPGPITPELLEQEREKKAQQKRAKRQRDKEKQVEKIKTNKFLQLTDAEKVKVNDTRCFLCGANLPKAAFEYNLYKFCSIACLQNHRNLRPLKMSA, encoded by the exons ATGCATGCTTACAGAGTCTCACCAG TTGACGAGCAAAGTGTAATTCGTCGCTTGAGTGCATTGACCTTGAACGGTCTAGCTGATGGCAACTGTTGCTCGTGTTGTGGTGTCGGACCGTTCGAGACCAGGGCTCAGCAGACTGCCCACTATAAACATCATTGGCACAACCATAATCTGAAGAGGAAGCTGTTTGGGAAAATACCCATTACTTTAGGCCAATTCAATTCTAGACACG ATGACTCAAGTGTCTCTGAGTCAGATTCAGAATCAGAGGAGCCTAGTAAGAATCCAGAGAGTGATCTGTTTGCAGCAGCCACCAGGCATTGCAAGGCTTTCTTCACAAACCAGAAGGGTCAAGTGTTCTGCATATACAGATGTATATTGCATCACAGAAAG GAAGAGTTGTCAACGGATGGTGAAGGTCATGCTTGGGTGGACCGATGCCAACGTCTCATATTGCCCGGTTACCAACGCTGGGCTGTGGTCATGGTGTCCGGAGGACACTTCGCCGGCGCAGTATTCTCTGGCGCTGTCCCCGTAGTCCACAAGACCTTCCATTCGTACGTCACCAGAAGGGGACAGGGACAAGCCCAAGGGACCAGGGATAACCACGGCAGCGCCCCTAAATCAGCTGGCGCGAGCCTCAGAAGATATAACCAGTTGCAATTTGTGGAG CACGTGCAAGACATAATGTCGTCGTGGTCGGCGGACCTGGCCGGCTGTGCGCTGGTGCTGTACCGCGCGGTGGGCGCGCACAACCTCAGCGCACTGTTCGGCCGCGGCGCGCCGCTGGCCCGCGACGACGCCCGGCTGCGGCCGCTGCCGTTCCCCACGAAGAAGCCCACCTTCAAGGAGGTGAGGAGGGTGCACGAGACCGTTGCCAGTGTTGAAGTTTACG aTACCATGGAGTTGTTCCAAAAAGCGCTGATAGCGTCCACGGCTAAAAGCACGACCAAAGCGGTGTCTTCTGACACCAGCATTGAGAAGAAGAAAAGCACACCAAGTAAACCCGTGGACAGGGCTAAGTCCAg AGAGCGTACGCCCCGAGAATTGCCCGCGCAAACGATGTCCAGCGAGGACGAGGGTCCCTGCTACATAGACTCCGAGACGCCAGAGAATTGGATCAAAACGCTCTCGGAACAGAGCAAAACGGGGGTCATCACGAATTCAAGGAAAGATCTTCTGAATGACTGTAACGTCCCATGTCCCATCAGCTCGGAGAGTGAgggcgaagtggagaagaaggaagtgaagaagaaaaagaagaaaaaatcgGAGAAAACTGAAGATAAACCAGCGAAGAAGCCACAGGCGCCAAAGATTCCGCTGAACGTTAAAAAG ATGTGGAAACTAATATCAGGTGACGAATGCACATCGCTGGAGACAATATTTGAGGAGTTCGAGGTGAGCGAGCTGGAAGCTGCGTGCAACGCTCAGGACCCGGCCGATGGCAACACTGCGCTGCACAAGGCCGCCATTGCTGCTAAACCCGACATTGTCAC GCAACTGCTGACGGCGGGAGGCGACCCCTGCATAAAGAACCACGAACTAAAGACGCCGTACGCGGCCACGCCCCACGCCGACACCCGGGCCGCCTTCAGGCTGTTCCAGGGGCAATTCCCGGAGAAATATAACTATGCCAAG tcCCAGATCCCCGGGCCCATAACCCCCGAGCTGTTGGAACAGGAGAGAGAGAAGAAGGCGCAGCAGAAGCGCGCGAAGCGACAGCGCGACAAGGAGAAGCAAGTGGAGAAGatcaaaacaaacaagtttttaCAACTCACTGATGCTGAGAAg GTAAAAGTGAACGACACGAGGTGTTTCCTGTGTGGCGCCAACCTACCGAAGGCCGCGTTCGAATACAACCTTTACAAGTTCTGCAGTATCGCCTGTCTGCAAAACCACAGGAACCTACGCCCGTTGAAAATGAGCGCGTAG
- the LOC128674969 gene encoding uncharacterized protein LOC128674969 codes for MFNKIFFSSQNNNIVNETPHLCTPDFLKNEIDERLYSCKQEIIKGNYPAVPQSYNNMIATLENSGLDLVCKIPTFNSVKSSLYRFRNVQAGVQCLQPQLVRNVEVPNQFTIFLLADYADGDSRILIFCTEKAKLSICKATDFYSDGTFKSCPKPFSQLYVIHADMGSTSNSTNLMPIVYALMSERNVKSYFILFSMIKAQIPGWNPVKYKTDFEKAPMTAIKNLFPQVNTKGCYYHYNKAVWEKARKLQITKSKDVKKIREVALSAVLPLLPAHEISNGWKYITRYSTQEEDLKKFRKYFEEQWLKEEFIPIWCAYGEQHRTTNFLEAWNHKLNQEIGKKNPNIIHLLNVLVKDSAYFSVCDNINKTKMTPFKKRKKNNVLTDQFILESQLELLHGNISVGHFLETVRH; via the coding sequence atgtttaataaaatctttttttcttcGCAGAATAATAATATCGTAAATGAAACGCCGCATTTATGTACTCCAGATTTcctaaaaaatgaaattgatgAGCGGCTTTATTCCTGCAAACAAGAAATTATCAAAGGGAATTACCCGGCAGTTCCTCagtcttataataatatgattgcAACATTAGAAAACAGCGGATTAGATTTGGTGTGCAAGATACCAACATTCAATAGCGTGAAATCATCCTTGTACAGATTTAGGAATGTACAAGCTGGAGTACAGTGTCTACAGCCGCAGCTAGTAAGAAACGTTGAAGTCCCGAACcaattcacaatttttttactagctGATTATGCTGATGGTGACAGCCGAATTCTAATTTTCTGCACAGAAAAAGCTAAACTTTCAATTTGCAAAGCGACTGATTTTTACAGTGACGGAACTTTTAAAAGTTGTCCGAAACCTTTTTCGCAGCTATATGTTATACATGCAGATATGGGAAGTACATCAAATAGTACGAATTTAATGCCTATTGTTTACGCTCTTATGAGTGAAAGAAACGTGAAATCGTACTTCATTCTGTTTTCCATGATAAAAGCTCAAATCCCCGGCTGGAATCCGGTTAAATACAAAACTGACTTCGAAAAAGCGCCAATGACTGctataaagaatttatttccgCAAGTTAACACAAAAGGATGCTATTATCACTATAATAAAGCGGTTTGGGAGAAGGCCCGTAAacttcaaattacaaaatcaaaagaTGTGAAGAAAATAAGAGAGGTTGCACTAAGTGCAGTTCTACCGTTATTGCCTGCACACGAAATTTCGAACGGCTGGAAGTATATTACTCGCTACAGTACACAAGAggaggatttaaaaaaattcagaaAATACTTTGAAGAACAATGGCTGAAGGAAGAATTTATACCAATTTGGTGTGCTTACGGAGAGCAGCATAGGACCACTAACTTCTTGGAAGCTTGGAATCACAAATTAAACCaagaaattggaaaaaagaaccctaatattattcatttattaaatgtattggtTAAAGATTCTGCATATTTCAGTGTTTGtgataacattaataaaaccaaaatgacaccttttaaaaaaagaaagaaaaataatgtccttactgatcaatttattttggaaagtCAGTTAGAGCTGTTACATGGCAATATATCAGTAGGTCATTTTTTAGAAACTGTAAGGCATTAA
- the LOC128674929 gene encoding tRNA endonuclease ANKZF1-like isoform X1, with the protein MSFKPETVKPKHVKIFELDHFEKLLKGIKVATCMLTESHQVVDEQSVIRRLSALTLNGLADGNCCSCCGVGPFETRAQQTAHYKHHWHNHNLKRKLFGKIPITLGQFNSRHDDSSVSESDSESEEPSKNPESDLFAAATRHCKAFFTNQKGQVFCIYRCILHHRKEELSTDGEGHAWVDRCQRLILPGYQRWAVVMVSGGHFAGAVFSGAVPVVHKTFHSYVTRRGQGQAQGTRDNHGSAPKSAGASLRRYNQLQFVEHVQDIMSSWSADLAGCALVLYRAVGAHNLSALFGRGAPLARDDARLRPLPFPTKKPTFKEVRRVHETVASVEVYDTMELFQKALIASTAKSTTKAVSSDTSIEKKKSTPSKPVDRAKSRERTPRELPAQTMSSEDEGPCYIDSETPENWIKTLSEQSKTGVITNSRKDLLNDCNVPCPISSESEGEVEKKEVKKKKKKKSEKTEDKPAKKPQAPKIPLNVKKMWKLISGDECTSLETIFEEFEVSELEAACNAQDPADGNTALHKAAIAAKPDIVTQLLTAGGDPCIKNHELKTPYAATPHADTRAAFRLFQGQFPEKYNYAKSQIPGPITPELLEQEREKKAQQKRAKRQRDKEKQVEKIKTNKFLQLTDAEKVKVNDTRCFLCGANLPKAAFEYNLYKFCSIACLQNHRNLRPLKMSA; encoded by the exons ATGTCTTTTAAACCAGAAACAGTGAAGCCAAAACACGTGAAAATTTTCGAATTGGACCACTTCGAAAAGTTGCTGAAGGGTATCAAAGTTGCTACATGCATGCTTACAGAGTCTCACCAGGTTG TTGACGAGCAAAGTGTAATTCGTCGCTTGAGTGCATTGACCTTGAACGGTCTAGCTGATGGCAACTGTTGCTCGTGTTGTGGTGTCGGACCGTTCGAGACCAGGGCTCAGCAGACTGCCCACTATAAACATCATTGGCACAACCATAATCTGAAGAGGAAGCTGTTTGGGAAAATACCCATTACTTTAGGCCAATTCAATTCTAGACACG ATGACTCAAGTGTCTCTGAGTCAGATTCAGAATCAGAGGAGCCTAGTAAGAATCCAGAGAGTGATCTGTTTGCAGCAGCCACCAGGCATTGCAAGGCTTTCTTCACAAACCAGAAGGGTCAAGTGTTCTGCATATACAGATGTATATTGCATCACAGAAAG GAAGAGTTGTCAACGGATGGTGAAGGTCATGCTTGGGTGGACCGATGCCAACGTCTCATATTGCCCGGTTACCAACGCTGGGCTGTGGTCATGGTGTCCGGAGGACACTTCGCCGGCGCAGTATTCTCTGGCGCTGTCCCCGTAGTCCACAAGACCTTCCATTCGTACGTCACCAGAAGGGGACAGGGACAAGCCCAAGGGACCAGGGATAACCACGGCAGCGCCCCTAAATCAGCTGGCGCGAGCCTCAGAAGATATAACCAGTTGCAATTTGTGGAG CACGTGCAAGACATAATGTCGTCGTGGTCGGCGGACCTGGCCGGCTGTGCGCTGGTGCTGTACCGCGCGGTGGGCGCGCACAACCTCAGCGCACTGTTCGGCCGCGGCGCGCCGCTGGCCCGCGACGACGCCCGGCTGCGGCCGCTGCCGTTCCCCACGAAGAAGCCCACCTTCAAGGAGGTGAGGAGGGTGCACGAGACCGTTGCCAGTGTTGAAGTTTACG aTACCATGGAGTTGTTCCAAAAAGCGCTGATAGCGTCCACGGCTAAAAGCACGACCAAAGCGGTGTCTTCTGACACCAGCATTGAGAAGAAGAAAAGCACACCAAGTAAACCCGTGGACAGGGCTAAGTCCAg AGAGCGTACGCCCCGAGAATTGCCCGCGCAAACGATGTCCAGCGAGGACGAGGGTCCCTGCTACATAGACTCCGAGACGCCAGAGAATTGGATCAAAACGCTCTCGGAACAGAGCAAAACGGGGGTCATCACGAATTCAAGGAAAGATCTTCTGAATGACTGTAACGTCCCATGTCCCATCAGCTCGGAGAGTGAgggcgaagtggagaagaaggaagtgaagaagaaaaagaagaaaaaatcgGAGAAAACTGAAGATAAACCAGCGAAGAAGCCACAGGCGCCAAAGATTCCGCTGAACGTTAAAAAG ATGTGGAAACTAATATCAGGTGACGAATGCACATCGCTGGAGACAATATTTGAGGAGTTCGAGGTGAGCGAGCTGGAAGCTGCGTGCAACGCTCAGGACCCGGCCGATGGCAACACTGCGCTGCACAAGGCCGCCATTGCTGCTAAACCCGACATTGTCAC GCAACTGCTGACGGCGGGAGGCGACCCCTGCATAAAGAACCACGAACTAAAGACGCCGTACGCGGCCACGCCCCACGCCGACACCCGGGCCGCCTTCAGGCTGTTCCAGGGGCAATTCCCGGAGAAATATAACTATGCCAAG tcCCAGATCCCCGGGCCCATAACCCCCGAGCTGTTGGAACAGGAGAGAGAGAAGAAGGCGCAGCAGAAGCGCGCGAAGCGACAGCGCGACAAGGAGAAGCAAGTGGAGAAGatcaaaacaaacaagtttttaCAACTCACTGATGCTGAGAAg GTAAAAGTGAACGACACGAGGTGTTTCCTGTGTGGCGCCAACCTACCGAAGGCCGCGTTCGAATACAACCTTTACAAGTTCTGCAGTATCGCCTGTCTGCAAAACCACAGGAACCTACGCCCGTTGAAAATGAGCGCGTAG